The proteins below are encoded in one region of Paraburkholderia aromaticivorans:
- a CDS encoding LysR substrate-binding domain-containing protein gives MELKLLRAFLTVAELRHFGHAAEALYVSQPALSKQIVALEASLGARLFERGRHGAELTIFGEGFLADAEALVRDADNILARAREASSGTRGYLRVGLGLSTLTEAPQLIAQFRKLHPKVSVTLNDLSSAEQSRRLLAGKLDVGFLRLPADAGLSTLPILDEALALAIPQYARWKRVPSNLQELNEPGFIALSRGRGPGLAAQIDHWCGEHGFVPRVIQQADEIQSVLAGVAAGVGAAFLPSRAQYLLRDARVLPLRDAAARWRVGMAWQTTRDDPVVANFVAFVRASKKSLRAGSTEPA, from the coding sequence ATGGAACTTAAACTCCTGCGCGCTTTTCTGACCGTCGCCGAACTCCGCCACTTCGGGCACGCCGCCGAAGCGCTGTATGTCAGTCAGCCCGCTCTGAGCAAGCAGATCGTGGCGTTGGAAGCGAGCCTTGGCGCGCGGCTGTTCGAACGCGGGCGGCATGGCGCGGAACTGACGATCTTCGGCGAAGGATTTCTTGCCGACGCCGAGGCGCTGGTCCGCGACGCGGACAACATTCTCGCGCGTGCGCGCGAGGCGAGCAGCGGCACGCGCGGCTATCTACGCGTCGGCCTCGGACTCTCGACCCTGACCGAAGCGCCGCAACTGATCGCCCAATTCCGCAAGCTCCATCCGAAAGTCAGCGTCACCCTCAACGATCTGTCTTCCGCGGAGCAATCGCGGCGGCTTCTCGCCGGCAAGCTCGATGTCGGCTTCCTGCGCTTGCCCGCCGACGCCGGCCTGTCGACGTTGCCGATACTCGACGAAGCCCTGGCATTGGCGATACCGCAGTACGCGCGCTGGAAACGCGTTCCGTCGAATCTGCAGGAATTGAACGAGCCCGGGTTCATCGCGCTGTCACGCGGACGCGGCCCTGGCCTCGCGGCACAAATCGACCACTGGTGTGGCGAACATGGCTTCGTGCCCAGGGTGATCCAGCAAGCCGACGAGATTCAATCGGTTCTCGCCGGCGTGGCGGCGGGCGTCGGCGCGGCGTTCCTGCCCTCGCGCGCGCAATATCTGTTGCGCGACGCAAGGGTGCTGCCGCTGCGCGATGCTGCCGCCCGCTGGCGTGTCGGGATGGCGTGGCAGACCACGCGCGACGATCCCGTGGTGGCGAATTTCGTCGCATTCGTTCGCGCGTCGAAGAAGTCGCTGCGTGCCGGTTCCACTGAGCCGGCCTGA